In Phycisphaerae bacterium, the sequence GATTGGCTGGTCGTCATCTTGCCTGTCCCAATGAGCGAATCGTTCCGAACAAACACCAATTCTAGCGTCAAGACCGCCTCCGCGCCGACGATTTCTCCCGCACCCCGACCGCAGCCCCTGTCCCAATTCGCCCCTTCCACCCGACACGCCCCCTCCAGGTCATTCCCGCGCACGCGGGAATCCAGAATCCCCAGCCTCCCGTCCCGTACGGGCAACCCTTGTGGTTGCCCCGCCCCCAGATCACCAACCCCTACCACCGCCGCATTCGCAAATTCCAAAAATCCGAAATCCGAGATTCCTCCGCGTCTCCGCGCCTCTGCGGGAGAACTCCGGCATCATGAATGGCCCTCCCCAAATCCGAAATCCGAAATCCCAAATTCCAAATCCAGAATCCCCCCTCGACCACAATCCCGACCACGAACCCCTTTCCCATTGATATCCCCGCGACAACCGCTACCATAAAAAACAAACGTGTGGAAGGCGTTGCTTTTCCCGTGTTACCTGCACGCCTTTCACACGTTGTTTTATCGCTGCCGTCGTTGCAGCCGAATCACATCCCTGCCGTCGTCATCGCCTCCTGCGAACCAGCAGCCACCCGAACGCCAGCAGACCCATCGTCATCGGCTCCGGTACCGACGCCAGCGAGTCTATCGTCACGCCCGAAGGAACCCCGCTCGTCCCGTTGGTCACCCGGAACGCCAGCACCCACGAATTCGCAGCGATCGTCTCGCCCTGCGAACCGTCGTACGTGAAACTGTAGCTGTACGTCTGCCACGTCGAGTCGATGGTCGCCTTGGAAATGCTCACCACATCGTGCATCGAACCGTCGTACAGCCCCCAGAACACGTCCAGATCCGCGGTATCGCGGATATCCGTGCCCTGCGAAAACTGACGATACTTGAACGCCACCTGATACGTCTCTCCAGCCGCCAGATCGCACCCGACGTCCTGCCACATGCGTATGTCGCCCGCTCCCGCGTGCAACTGCATGTACGCCATCGACGGCGAGGTGTCTTCCACGTTCGCGTACGAGTCGATGTAGTACCCGCCGCCCGTCGCGTCAGCCCAGCACT encodes:
- a CDS encoding PEP-CTERM sorting domain-containing protein, coding for MKRWWLVLAVMCLCLSPGVEAAVQISDYLTNATFDVAWTGSDDGVSSLYSPMGDQPAATHGWQCWADATGGGYYIDSYANVEDTSPSMAYMQLHAGAGDIRMWQDVGCDLAAGETYQVAFKYRQFSQGTDIRDTADLDVFWGLYDGSMHDVVSISKATIDSTWQTYSYSFTYDGSQGETIAANSWVLAFRVTNGTSGVPSGVTIDSLASVPEPMTMGLLAFGWLLVRRRR